CGGTGCGTGACCTTCCTCGCGCGCGTCAGCTCCGAGCTCGTCCTCCAGGCCCACCCCGCCAAGGTCGGCCGGCCTCTAGTCTCGAGCTGGTCATGCTCAACAGCTCACGTTCGGCGTACGCGTCCGTCTCCCTCGCGCGCGACTTCTTCGACCACTTCCACCTCGCTTCCGCTTCGGCGCCGTCGTCCACGCCGCTCCAGTGCAGCGTCCTCCTCAAGTCCGTGCTCGCCGTCCTCCGCACGCCGCCCGCCGCGCTCGACCGCATCGCCGTCTCCCTCCCCGATCCCGACGCGTCCAAGCTCCAGTTCACACTCCACTGCCTCAACGGTACGCATACAAATTTGTGAATTTCCGTGTTGTTGGCGCGCTTTTCTCTGCGTTGCCGCCATTTTAGCGTTTTTGGCTGGTGCTCCTTCCCCTCGTAGTGACGTGTCTTGTGATCCTAATTTCCCCGAATTTTTTCGAGCCCGATGGCTTGTCGATTGTCTGATTCAACCTATGCCTTCGCACGTACTGGCGGTACTGCTCTGTTAAGTGTGAGGAAGACGTACTGGACCGCCTGCGGCGCAGGTGCTGGTGCTCGACAGGGGATGGTTCCCGAGCCACCTCGCCATCCGGCCGCCGGACCTCGCGCGCCTGCTCTCCAACTTCCAGTCCTTGCTGCAGGAACTCACAGTCATTGCCACCGATCCTGCGGCAGGGCTGCCTGACGCCGGCGGGGCCGTTGGGGAAAAGGCCGTCGAGCTCCGGAGCTACATTGACCCGACGAAAGGTGGCTCCTTTTGGTGTGGTGTGGCGTGGCATTGTGGTTTTCTTTTATTGTTCTTGGATTGGTTGTGGAGCTAAGTGTTCTGGCTGGTGATTGggttgtgaattgtgatggtTTATGGGGTTGCAGATGACTGTGACACGAGACTGCACACGCAGCTGTGGATCGACCCTGCAGAGGAGTTCGTGGAGTATGTCCATGCTGGTGATCCGGTGGATGTCACCTTTGGGGTAAAAGAACTGAAGGTGATCTATGATCAGTCTTTTGCTCTTGTAATGAGAAATAAATTGGAATACAGTGTGCCTTTAATTGAATCAAAGAATATTTTTGTAGGAGCAGCAAGGAATTAtggaaaatatatgtttgtctCTGTTGGCACATGCATTACATTTTCAACTCCTATTGTGAATACAAGAAATATAGTTCCAAGTTAAAACTTCTTTCAGTGTCTTTCTAAAACTATGTATTTCACTATTTTGTCTTTGCTAGATGTTTGTTAGTTCTTGTATTTATAGTTACTAGAAGGATGTTACTTCACGAGTTCATGACAAGTGGTATGCTTGGAAGTTCATATATTCTGCTTCTAGGTTCGTTTGAAAAAGACCAATCATGTTTGACATTTGATGACGGTGATTGCTTTGTTTTTCTCATCCAGTAATAATAATGTAGTCTTCACATATTTCCTCCTTTTCCCCTTACAAACTAGACTTTTCTGACATTTTGTGATGGATGTGAGGTTGACATTCTCCTATTCTTTGAGAACACTGGCGAGTAAGTTGTCATGCTTATggaattttgttttcttttcgaATTGGTCCTCATGAACTTTCTTTGAATTGAGTCCTGTCCTTTTGGTTCCAAGATTCGGATTGGATGATGGATCAAGTTCTGATTTTGATGCTACTCTAGTTCTTGCCACTATGACTGTATCGCAACTAATTGACAGCATTTGTGCCCAGCAGCCAGCTACGTCAGCACAGCACGCAGAAGAACCAAGGGCTGCTGTTACACTATCTACAATTCCTGGAAATGTCTCAAACCATACTAAAATGTGGTCAGAGCTTTCAGGTGTGTATTATTCTGGTGAAGTGTTCTTTTTAGCCATCAGTATGGTTACGCTACAGGCATGCCTTCCTG
The nucleotide sequence above comes from Phragmites australis chromosome 4, lpPhrAust1.1, whole genome shotgun sequence. Encoded proteins:
- the LOC133916119 gene encoding LOW QUALITY PROTEIN: uncharacterized protein LOC133916119 (The sequence of the model RefSeq protein was modified relative to this genomic sequence to represent the inferred CDS: inserted 2 bases in 1 codon; deleted 2 bases in 1 codon), with the translated sequence MELSMSGGALRTFARCVTFLARVSSELVLQAHPAKRPASSLELVMLNSSRSAYASVSLARDFFDHFHLASASAPSSTPLQCSVLLKSVLAVLRTPPAALDRIAVSLPDPDASKLQFTLHCLNGTHTNFVRKTYWTACXAQVLVLDRGWFPSHLAIRPPDLARLLSNFQSLLQELTVIATDPAAGLPDAGGAVGEKAVELRSYIDPTKDDCDTRLHTQLWIDPAEEFVEYVHAGDPVDVTFGVKELKVIYDQSFALVMRNKLEYSVPLIESKNIFVGAARNYGKYMFVSVGTCITFSTPIVNTRNIVPS